TATCCTTGCCCGGGCCGCCGAGTATGGTTCGGGGCGGGGTGTCCCTATCCGTGACCCGCCGGTGTGCTGGCCGGGCCGCAGAGCCGACTCTCGGTGGTACCGGCGCGGCCACTCAGTCCCGGAGTCCGAAATGCTCCCTTAGTGGCGGCCTGGTGTGACGCCGCGTGACTACGGCCACAACATCCACCTCGCAGTTCGCCAGGTAGCACTTGAGCGCTTCGCGGATTTCCGGTCACGATCCGGCGTCGTATCGAGGTGGAATGCCTTGCAAGCGCCCGGCGGAGAATGTTGGTTCGGTTCCCCGCACCTCGTTGACCAGGGAATCTCTTCGACAACGGCATTGTGGAAAGCTGCCCGTCCGGCGCGCCACAAGACCCTTGCCCATCCTATTGACGGGCGACGCATCTTTTGAGTTATTGTTCAGGTATTGCGGGAGAAACTTGCTCGGAAGGATAACGGCCCGTGGCCAAGCAGATCATTCACAAGCTGGTCGACGACATCGACGGCGGCGACGCGGACGAGACGGTCAAGTTCGCCCTCGACGGTGTGCAGTACGAGATCGACCTCTCGAAGAAGAACGCCGAGAAATTGCGGTCCCTTTTCGAGCCCTACCTCGGTGCCGGAACTAAGGTCGGCCGGGGCGGTGTCGTTGTCGGCGGTCGCGCCGCGCGGGGCCGTGGCGGCGCGGCGGCGGACCGGGAGCAGAACAAGGCGATCCGCCAGTGGGCGAAGAAAGAGGGCAAGGAGATCTCCGACCGCGGGCGCATCCCGCAGGAGATCGTTGACGAGTTTCACGCGAAGGGCCCCGGGCGCTGAACACCCCGTAATCCCATCGTTCTGCGGACAGAGGCCCGTGACGCACCGCGCGTCGCGGGCCTCTGTGCATATTTCCGCAGGTCAAAGAGTTATCCACAGCCACCTGTTGATAACCACAGGCCCTGTGGATAACGTGGCGAACCTGTGGACAACGCCGGTCCACCCGGTCCGGCGACGTCGGTCGGCCGTTCACGGTTCAGCTCTGCGCGTAGCGGCTCCGGCCAGGGAACAGCGGTTGTCCGTGGCAGGTTGGTGAATACGTCGCTGACAGCCGGTACTCGGACAACTTCGAGGAGCGGCGAAGTCGGCCGACGGCGATAGAGTGATGGCATGGACATCCTCCGTGGATGTTCAGGCGTGGTTCACAGGCAGAGACGTGGTTTCGCGGGCAGAGGCGCTGCCACGTTTGCTCGACTCACAAGATCGAGTGCGCACGGCACGTGAGGAGCACGAGGGATATGTTCGAGCGGTTCACC
This genomic window from Catenuloplanes niger contains:
- a CDS encoding histone-like nucleoid-structuring protein Lsr2 is translated as MAKQIIHKLVDDIDGGDADETVKFALDGVQYEIDLSKKNAEKLRSLFEPYLGAGTKVGRGGVVVGGRAARGRGGAAADREQNKAIRQWAKKEGKEISDRGRIPQEIVDEFHAKGPGR